TACTACAGTAAAATTGGCTGGGAAAAAGGCGAAAAATCTGACAGGGTAACTCATTCCGAACATGGAAAATCAAGGAGAAAGTCTAGAAACAAGGATCGCAAGCTTGACAGTGATGACAGACCTCGGCAGGGTAGCAGCCAATCTAGCCACAGGAGACACTCAAGTGGCTTGGATGATGCCACAGATTCATCCGATGGTGACAAAGAATCTGTAAGGAAACACAAGAGGCACCATGCAGGTCATAGATCTCGTGATCACAAACGACCAAGGTTAGCCCCTTGAGATTCGTCTCTAAGAGTTGTTAGAAGTCTGTCCACAAGGAAGAATGTAACTTATTACAAATTTAACCTGTTTACAGATATGTAGGCTGTGAAACCGtgttctctcttcttcttcttttttccaaaGGGGAACACCTGGTGGCAAGCCATGGTTATCCATCCCTTCCTCTTCTCCCTGACCACAAGTTTGGCTTCCACACCAGTAGCAGGTTTCAAACCCGAGAccttcaatttttagttttatgaaaGTCTCGTAATCCGCTATTTACAGTTATCAGTTAGTTGTGAAACCCTGTTCTTATTATATTGGTTCCATGTTATCAGTTAGTTGTGAAACCCTGTTCTTATTGTATTGGTTCCATGTTTTCAAATGAAATTGtgaatgggtttttttttaaatgaaattgTGAATTGGTGCATTTTCGAATTCGACGTATATTATGATAGGTGTCTGCTCATACATCGGCTGGGAAAACGGTGGTGGCGTCGTATGCAATTGCAATGTCTCTAAGAAAAAAGCAGAGAGTGATATACACTTCACGAATCAAAGCACTGAGCAACCAAAAGTATAGAGAGTTCAAAGAGGAGTTTTCCGACGTTGGTTTGATGACTGGCGATGTAACTATCGGCCCCAATGCTTCCTACTTGGATGCTATGCACGCATTTTTTTGGTTGGcttttttgggtgttttttctttgttgggCTTTTGTCACGATACTTTCAAATTCTATGACATGTATAATTCTTAAGTGCGCGTACAACTATTATTAAATTGACATACCAATATACCTTACCATTTAAGAAATGCTACTCTGCCAGTCTGCCTTGTACAACAATTTAACTGAGATATTTCGCTACTGCAGGATTCCTACACGAATGCAAAAACACGGACAGAAGCAGTGAAGTAAACGGATGCCGAAGCCGACAACACAATTCAGGACCCGAGTGGTGGAGGCGGCAGCATAACATCTctcctttgttgttgttgctttgGGCGTTTGTGTTTGTATAACCGGTACGCCATACACAGGATTTGGATCCGTTTATTGCTGATAAGATGTGGTCGGAATTGGATGGAGATACTgtgtgctgctgctgctgacCTTGGTGTTGAAAGCAGTTTCTTGTTGGCTTGGAACTGGATCATGATGGTGATAGGCAAACTCTGGAGCAGGCTGGACTGGAGGTGCCAAAGGAGTCTCGTAGATGTAGTCAGCATCCAACCATGGTGGTAAGGGTGGAGCCGAGGGTTGGGTTGAGGAGGAGGAGTATGAGCAGCAATAGTGGCCgggtggtggcggtggtggtcGTCGAGGTGGTGGGGGAGGATAATAGAGTTGGTGGTGagtcttcttttttctctttttttctagACCAAAACTTGAGCTTCTTCACAGTTGTAATCATTTCTTCTCTTTTGACTGCGAGCAGTTGAAGGCCGGTGGAATTTGGAATTTCGGTGAGAGCAGCAGCCTGAGCAGGAGGAATTGATAAGTTTGTAAACACTGAAAAGCTTCTTCCTCACGAAAAACTTGGCGCAATTCACTTGCAAGCAAGAGATACAAGGCTATACATTTATGTACAAAAGCTCGATTCAACATGTCTCAACGAGTACAAAAGGTAGaaaataaatttcaaaaaaaaaaaaagaagatgaacagCATGTACCTTGCCGTACACAGTGGAAAACTTTGGTAGCCCAGTTGGGTCCAAACAAGCAAGCACTATGAGCTCCTCGCGACAAAAGAACAAACAATAACCAAAACACCCAACCTCTGCTGCAATCAACAATTCTTCGGATTGCATGTGCATTATAGACCGCTGCCCCGCTCCATATCAGCATGCAGGGAAACTTGGCATGGATCATCGCCAACCACGGATCATCCCCAACCATCATCATGTCATCTTCATCATCGGTGTAGACAAC
Above is a window of Malus sylvestris chromosome 15, drMalSylv7.2, whole genome shotgun sequence DNA encoding:
- the LOC126601517 gene encoding uncharacterized protein LOC126601517, with product MHMQSEELLIAAEVGCFGYCLFFCREELIVLACLDPTGLPKFSTVYGKAAALTEIPNSTGLQLLAVKREEMITTVKKLKFWSRKKEKKEDSPPTLLSSPTTSTTTTATTRPLLLLILLLLNPTLGSTLTTMVGC